A section of the Candidatus Limnocylindrales bacterium genome encodes:
- a CDS encoding glycosyltransferase family 39 protein, which produces MKPSRLFFLIPVVLLLILGLQVFLSMGQISITYDEFAHLPAGYSYLKTGDFRMYSHNPPLIKLITAFPLLFMEIRLPQSNYWDSEEVPVRPWFYGMDFMRANRTQYLHFFFYARLMTLFLSGLLGFLVFLWSREFYGTPAGCFSLFLYVFCPNILAQSGLATVDLGTSLTIFLAVYCFYHYLKIRTYGPTSLHLLTLFLSGITLGLALLSKFTGLLLLILYPILLGWQFIRSRGKSRTTNNRRQALVTPFLGIVLIAFLTVHIGYAFQGSFSPLGSYHFTSNFLKPLNHPLLKNIPVPLPFYYLKGFDNQKVKEEYGSETMLLGEVSRTGWWYYYLFVLLFKVPLPIFIFLILIFLRRATDDRRPRVDDIFLLVPTGVILITFSFVRLQLGIRYVLPIFPFLFVYLGQTVHVLQKNKKAQESTPCFESVEDPPSPIPVSGEEILLRKAQNQQDTPSLQKKPTPESKKTRITALIIGLSFWYLISSLSVYPNYLSYFNELAGGPRNGYRILSDANLDVGQGLIQLKKYLTEQGIERINLLYFGWVDPGLYGIQAHQFPNLSPHGVYAISVAYLQGIPFIRMDAQGRVYRLSPEFFEMFKNLEPEAQIANSIFIYKIPEKS; this is translated from the coding sequence ATGAAACCTTCCAGACTATTCTTTCTGATTCCTGTCGTTCTCTTGCTTATCCTGGGTTTACAGGTCTTTTTAAGCATGGGGCAGATTTCGATAACCTACGATGAGTTCGCCCATCTCCCGGCCGGATACTCCTATTTAAAAACGGGAGATTTTCGTATGTACAGTCATAATCCTCCTCTCATCAAACTGATTACGGCCTTTCCTCTCCTGTTTATGGAGATCCGATTACCCCAGAGCAACTATTGGGACTCTGAAGAAGTACCTGTACGACCCTGGTTTTATGGTATGGACTTTATGCGGGCCAACCGTACCCAATATCTTCATTTCTTTTTTTATGCCCGGCTCATGACCTTATTTCTTTCAGGTCTTCTGGGATTTCTTGTTTTCCTATGGTCTCGTGAATTTTATGGAACCCCGGCAGGATGTTTTTCTCTATTTCTCTACGTATTCTGCCCTAATATTTTGGCCCAGTCAGGTCTCGCTACCGTCGATTTAGGAACCAGTCTTACGATATTTCTGGCCGTTTACTGCTTTTATCACTATTTAAAAATCAGGACGTACGGTCCCACATCTTTACACCTTCTAACCCTGTTTCTCTCCGGGATAACCTTAGGGTTGGCTTTGCTATCCAAGTTTACAGGCCTCCTGCTGCTGATCCTCTATCCCATCCTCCTGGGCTGGCAGTTTATCCGCTCTCGTGGGAAATCCCGTACGACAAACAACCGACGACAGGCCCTGGTGACTCCTTTTCTGGGGATCGTTCTCATAGCCTTTCTTACTGTCCATATAGGTTATGCTTTTCAGGGAAGTTTCTCTCCGTTGGGAAGTTACCATTTTACCAGTAATTTTTTAAAACCTCTGAATCATCCCCTTCTCAAGAATATCCCGGTTCCTTTGCCGTTTTATTACCTCAAAGGATTTGATAACCAAAAGGTAAAGGAGGAATACGGCTCCGAGACTATGCTTCTGGGAGAAGTTTCCAGAACCGGCTGGTGGTACTATTATCTGTTTGTCCTCTTATTTAAAGTACCCCTTCCTATCTTTATATTCCTGATCCTGATTTTTTTGCGACGAGCTACCGATGATAGACGACCCCGGGTGGATGATATTTTTCTTCTGGTTCCCACAGGGGTTATTCTGATAACCTTCTCTTTTGTCAGGCTTCAGCTCGGAATCCGCTACGTTCTTCCGATATTTCCCTTTTTGTTTGTTTATTTGGGTCAGACCGTTCATGTTCTCCAGAAAAATAAAAAAGCGCAGGAATCTACCCCTTGCTTTGAATCTGTTGAGGATCCCCCTTCTCCCATCCCCGTGAGCGGGGAGGAGATCCTCCTTCGAAAGGCTCAAAACCAACAGGATACCCCCTCCCTTCAAAAAAAGCCTACTCCTGAAAGCAAAAAAACCCGGATAACTGCCCTGATTATAGGTTTATCTTTTTGGTATCTTATTTCATCTCTGAGCGTTTACCCCAACTATTTGTCTTATTTCAATGAACTCGCAGGTGGGCCCAGAAACGGATACCGGATTTTATCCGATGCCAATCTAGATGTAGGACAGGGTCTTATCCAATTAAAGAAGTATTTAACAGAACAAGGGATTGAAAGAATAAACCTTTTATACTTTGGGTGGGTAGATCCCGGCCTTTATGGAATTCAAGCCCATCAATTCCCCAATTTATCCCCGCATGGAGTTTATGCCATCAGTGTAGCCTATTTACAGGGTATTCCTTTTATTCGGATGGATGCACAAGGGCGGGTTTATCGTTTGTCTCCGGAGTTTTTTGAGATGTTTAAGAACCTGGAACCTGAGGCACAGATTGCCAATTCGATTTTTATCTATAAGATTCCAGAAAAATCATAA
- a CDS encoding tetratricopeptide repeat protein, with product MVTKRESFLYLSRKRILHSYVLILGLLGFITGLLYANSLENGFLSWDDQSYIVENTLIQKLSRSNIYQIFSSILVGNYTPVTILSYAWDYAIWKLDPRGYHITNLLLYLFDTFLVYILASKIFQRPPFALLSTLIFLVHPLHVESVTWLSARKDVLSLAFFLISFLLFVQYLESKPVKREGSGSQTKFSLQLKYLGALLSLTLALLSKATTLVLPLVLVLYEVCKNGPESHPRMIRLRFPIYLPFFLVSALLTYVHIKVSQVAGVIQEYHGGSFYLTLLTVPKVLWHYLQHFFFPVNLSVWYEIPVAASILELSTLLPLFTLLIVVGLTMKSYTLSRRVFFALSWFFITLLPVSNLISTSTLVADRYLFIPSIGLSILLGIALENLFYFFDKFKIPFHNRLFSPDFPRALALIGSIFLLLSYSILTMERNTVWFNDYTLWSDALEKSPNSYLVHHNLGTAYFQAGYLEAAKKEYEEALRIKPTALGTRYNLGILYAKKDQVDLAEAEFQKILELSPWHAEAHYNLGLLYDRQKRWDEAISAYQSALRFRPDYVEAHNNLGVLYYRKGLLDQAIEEFNQALKLKPDYVKSQNNLKLAYSRKNPSHSSNGSEGTPQP from the coding sequence ATGGTTACAAAACGAGAGTCTTTCCTATACCTATCCAGGAAGAGAATCCTGCATTCCTATGTTTTGATCCTGGGCCTTCTGGGCTTCATAACGGGCCTTCTCTATGCAAACTCTTTGGAAAACGGATTTCTCTCCTGGGATGATCAAAGTTATATTGTAGAAAACACTCTTATCCAGAAACTGAGTCGGTCCAATATTTATCAGATTTTTTCATCCATTTTGGTGGGTAACTACACGCCTGTTACCATTCTCTCCTATGCCTGGGATTATGCAATCTGGAAATTGGATCCTCGGGGTTATCATATTACTAATCTGCTCTTATATCTGTTCGATACCTTCCTGGTCTATATCCTGGCTTCTAAAATTTTCCAACGCCCACCTTTTGCCCTTTTATCCACCCTCATTTTCCTCGTTCATCCCCTTCATGTAGAGTCGGTTACCTGGTTATCGGCCAGAAAAGATGTCCTTTCTCTGGCCTTCTTTCTGATTTCTTTTCTCTTATTTGTTCAATATCTGGAATCAAAGCCTGTGAAAAGGGAGGGATCCGGGAGTCAGACTAAATTTTCTCTTCAACTTAAATACCTGGGAGCCCTCTTAAGTTTGACCCTGGCCCTACTGTCCAAGGCGACAACCCTTGTCTTACCCCTTGTACTGGTCCTTTATGAGGTTTGCAAAAATGGACCTGAGAGTCACCCTCGGATGATCCGGCTAAGATTCCCAATTTATTTACCGTTTTTTTTAGTCAGTGCCCTGCTGACATATGTTCACATCAAGGTCTCCCAGGTGGCCGGGGTTATACAGGAATACCACGGCGGAAGCTTTTATCTAACGCTGTTGACTGTTCCCAAAGTGCTCTGGCATTACCTTCAGCACTTTTTTTTCCCGGTGAATCTATCGGTCTGGTATGAAATCCCTGTAGCCGCTTCTATCCTGGAATTATCCACGTTGTTGCCCTTGTTCACCTTGCTTATCGTTGTTGGTCTGACGATGAAGAGTTATACCCTTTCGAGGCGCGTGTTTTTCGCCCTGAGTTGGTTTTTCATCACCCTGCTGCCGGTCTCGAATTTAATCTCCACCAGTACCTTAGTGGCAGACCGGTATCTGTTCATTCCATCCATAGGTCTTTCGATCCTCCTGGGAATTGCCTTAGAAAATCTGTTTTATTTCTTTGACAAATTCAAAATTCCCTTTCATAACCGCCTATTCTCTCCGGACTTCCCACGTGCCCTCGCTTTAATTGGCTCCATTTTTTTGCTTTTGTCTTATTCTATTCTCACTATGGAACGGAATACGGTTTGGTTCAATGATTATACCCTGTGGTCAGACGCCCTGGAAAAATCACCGAATAGTTACCTGGTCCATCATAATCTGGGAACTGCATATTTTCAAGCAGGATACCTGGAGGCAGCTAAAAAAGAATACGAAGAGGCCCTGAGAATCAAACCCACCGCCCTGGGAACCCGTTACAATCTGGGAATTCTTTATGCCAAAAAAGATCAGGTAGATCTTGCAGAGGCCGAATTTCAAAAAATTTTAGAGTTGAGCCCCTGGCATGCCGAAGCCCATTACAACCTGGGATTACTTTATGATCGGCAAAAACGTTGGGATGAGGCCATATCTGCCTATCAGAGCGCACTCAGGTTCAGACCGGATTATGTCGAAGCCCACAATAATCTGGGAGTTTTATATTATCGAAAAGGTCTTCTCGATCAGGCCATCGAAGAATTCAATCAGGCCTTAAAGTTGAAACCGGATTATGTAAAATCCCAGAATAATCTGAAGCTGGCCTACTCCCGGAAAAACCCTTCTCATTCATCCAATGGATCCGAAGGGACTCCTCAACCGTAA
- a CDS encoding NAD-dependent epimerase/dehydratase family protein, protein MFTARCSQHQVILKEPTVLVTGGAGAIGSHLVKQLIENNCTVVVLDDLSSGRRENCPNDARVIFVKGSILDINLLEQIFTKYPIELVFHMAAHFANQNSVEHPEADLLTNTLGTLRLLEFSRRASVNRFVYASSSCIYGNSTGLISADFITKLETPYAISKLSGEGYVHFYHHFHKLKTTVVRYFNSYGPYDRPGPYRSVIPNFIWRAMNRQPLIITGTGKETRDFTYVEDIVHGTLLAATQESGIGQIFDIGTGIETEIIQLAEKINQITGNPAGIQYRERRKWDDITRRKANIEKAQKLLNYKPQVSLEEGLKRTYQWLQNESLSYTYPGRESCIPMF, encoded by the coding sequence ATGTTCACCGCTCGTTGTTCTCAACACCAGGTGATCCTTAAAGAGCCAACTGTTTTAGTAACGGGTGGAGCAGGTGCCATTGGAAGTCATCTTGTAAAGCAATTAATTGAAAATAACTGTACCGTGGTTGTGTTAGACGATCTATCTTCGGGAAGGAGGGAAAATTGTCCCAACGACGCCCGGGTTATTTTCGTGAAGGGCTCTATTTTAGATATAAATCTTTTAGAGCAAATATTTACAAAATATCCTATAGAACTTGTTTTTCATATGGCTGCACATTTTGCCAATCAAAATTCTGTGGAGCACCCGGAAGCAGATCTCCTCACCAATACCCTGGGAACCTTACGCCTTTTGGAATTCTCCCGGAGAGCTTCTGTAAACCGTTTTGTATATGCTTCTTCTTCATGTATTTATGGAAACTCCACCGGCTTAATCAGTGCAGATTTTATCACAAAGTTAGAAACACCCTACGCCATTTCTAAGTTGAGTGGAGAGGGCTACGTCCACTTTTATCATCACTTCCATAAATTGAAAACCACCGTGGTTCGATACTTTAATTCCTACGGTCCCTATGACCGACCGGGTCCCTATCGAAGTGTAATTCCAAATTTTATATGGCGGGCTATGAACCGACAACCTTTGATTATAACCGGAACCGGTAAGGAAACCCGAGACTTCACCTATGTGGAAGATATCGTGCACGGAACCCTTTTAGCTGCCACGCAAGAGAGTGGAATCGGTCAGATTTTTGATATTGGAACGGGGATTGAGACGGAAATTATCCAGCTGGCCGAAAAAATCAACCAGATCACCGGAAATCCGGCCGGTATCCAATATCGCGAACGGCGTAAATGGGATGATATAACCCGACGAAAAGCTAATATTGAAAAAGCTCAAAAACTTTTAAATTATAAACCCCAGGTCAGTCTGGAAGAAGGGCTTAAAAGGACGTATCAATGGTTACAAAACGAGAGTCTTTCCTATACCTATCCAGGAAGAGAATCCTGCATTCCTATGTTTTGA
- a CDS encoding glycosyltransferase family 39 protein has protein sequence MLFKFKYKHSLLDTAGIGLILLGGLLIRIYRIGEPFDGFQAFNEGFYALLAKEYFKGSLLYPKTWNGEIDYMVPPFHSYWIFLLNGLLGVSEAVDRWGSVIPNLLTLYGVYLLGEKLFNKRIGLIAASLLAFIPMNVLVGRNVQVDSTYIFFALTALYFYLKSLEAHEYRNKILSGLSLGLSLFSKQFAVLMYPSLILWETCCRNQTGFTLRNGNLNWLNKKFFIFLGCSLIIPLPFYLYHILFNGAEFWRIQKLQGGILGVPTLSLLKLHHAEIFWGFTPVIYFLGGISIIWILLRRRQEEVETFPAVSLLLILFGIYLIFYLSTHKHSYYVLMVAPILSLLIGKFLHDQLKSSVLLGGVVILTLTSLFIFSLLTLAGNKYGYKSFKDMGNYLEGIEKNGYYLLAPGYIIGAYGPVIRYYAPSGILLNGDDPSFFQEETGELKIPESKPVYILEPFRSLSLPDRQAGHSPTKIFYNELWAPILLGKAIYQRPVNHHFFAYGGIEVEDSAEFKILGLSKLGEWPVMSLTRLPEDVKIFRSKGDFAGK, from the coding sequence ATGTTGTTCAAATTCAAATATAAACACTCTCTTTTAGACACGGCCGGGATCGGGCTTATTCTCCTGGGAGGGTTGCTCATCCGAATTTACCGGATCGGAGAGCCCTTTGATGGATTTCAAGCCTTTAACGAAGGATTTTATGCCCTCCTTGCAAAAGAATATTTTAAAGGCTCTCTTCTCTATCCTAAAACCTGGAATGGTGAGATCGATTATATGGTTCCCCCTTTTCACTCTTACTGGATATTCCTCCTAAATGGGTTGTTGGGGGTTTCAGAAGCGGTGGACCGATGGGGTTCCGTAATTCCTAACCTGCTAACCCTTTATGGGGTCTATCTTCTAGGAGAAAAACTTTTCAATAAAAGGATCGGGCTTATTGCTGCGAGCCTTCTGGCGTTTATCCCCATGAATGTCCTGGTGGGAAGAAATGTGCAGGTCGATTCAACTTATATTTTCTTTGCTTTGACTGCCCTTTACTTTTATCTGAAATCCTTAGAAGCCCACGAATACCGGAACAAAATCCTCAGCGGGCTTAGTCTGGGTTTATCTCTTTTTTCAAAACAGTTTGCCGTTTTAATGTATCCTTCCCTCATACTCTGGGAAACCTGTTGCCGGAATCAAACAGGTTTTACCCTTCGAAATGGGAATCTTAATTGGCTCAATAAGAAATTTTTCATTTTCCTGGGATGCAGTCTTATTATCCCTTTACCGTTTTATCTGTATCATATCTTGTTTAACGGGGCCGAATTTTGGCGTATTCAGAAACTCCAGGGGGGAATTTTGGGCGTCCCCACGCTTTCCTTATTAAAGCTCCATCATGCAGAGATATTCTGGGGCTTTACTCCCGTCATCTATTTCCTTGGCGGAATCAGCATCATCTGGATTTTACTCCGGCGACGGCAGGAGGAGGTAGAAACATTCCCTGCCGTATCTCTGCTTTTGATTCTCTTTGGGATCTATCTCATCTTTTATCTAAGTACCCACAAACACAGCTATTATGTTCTTATGGTGGCTCCGATTCTTTCCCTTCTGATCGGAAAATTTCTACATGACCAACTTAAAAGTTCCGTTTTGTTAGGCGGTGTGGTTATCCTCACTTTGACGTCCCTGTTTATTTTCTCTCTTTTGACACTGGCCGGAAATAAGTACGGCTATAAATCCTTTAAAGATATGGGTAATTATCTCGAAGGGATCGAAAAGAATGGGTATTATCTTCTTGCCCCCGGATATATCATAGGAGCTTATGGACCTGTTATTCGGTATTATGCTCCTTCCGGTATTCTGCTTAACGGGGATGATCCTTCTTTTTTTCAGGAAGAAACCGGAGAGCTTAAGATTCCAGAAAGTAAACCGGTTTATATTTTGGAACCTTTCCGATCCCTTTCCCTGCCTGACCGGCAAGCAGGTCACTCGCCTACGAAGATTTTCTACAATGAACTCTGGGCACCGATTTTATTGGGAAAAGCCATTTATCAAAGACCGGTTAATCATCACTTCTTTGCCTACGGTGGGATAGAAGTTGAGGATTCCGCAGAATTCAAAATCTTAGGTCTCTCTAAACTGGGTGAATGGCCGGTGATGAGTCTTACCAGACTTCCCGAAGATGTAAAAATATTCAGAAGTAAAGGAGATTTTGCAGGAAAATAA